The following proteins are co-located in the Eriocheir sinensis breed Jianghai 21 chromosome 1, ASM2467909v1, whole genome shotgun sequence genome:
- the LOC127008299 gene encoding zinc finger and BTB domain-containing protein 24-like, whose translation MASGADWQESLGNIDDLISCVGSLETEDVIYLEEYLAGEGGLGSRSPSLWSVLRDSTGNESAGLWSGQESVGRELPDNLLDEEEDELVDDPQVPLDTASGNDTVGTSLGPRKPRSTQGVSKPKFVSYQAFPPTKDKPFTCELCGRRLATRESRRRHIIAKHIKERNNVCGVCGKSFVFKFSLKTHAAIHSATPNFTCVCGQTFSVRGSYMNHVRRVHRAASEIKYSCELCFKSFVDHHTLRLHLISVHKPKTIPCLHKGCNKVFSTDALMKSHYWYHLKQRFPCDECGQTFSTESYMYKHRRTHSGIRPYMCIDCGKTYLSVSHLNKHRRVAHSSYRPFQCSFCGKCYKTKDQLNYHESTHRGEKPFRCEVCGYATAYRHTYYAHRKKHLTTSSGSSPQKKGKGDSSSTGNTTSGAVKKREKNKHQKKSPSKHKHSSGVVNNTVQTLGTTVSPQILELSTGCGNASAGMSVSPATTSVNVICVVSSEPNTINVLPDISRTISTSFPIQIESQSKDLQSPSSESFLSSEPLGVLQPTETDTEESYSGSQLDSKLDYELVANSDMPEEHSRNFSEEQSCIILSNAAKCSVPACDSDGKSLLLFKIDDDSYVALCTHHSLTDPATDTEKAATQSKESVSANLCAQVLDSPSGQESGVLGSDNIIVPQEPRNVLGLKVEPTEADLSESVVHSQLLPKPDLRHSREDCGLIQLISQSAATPEACISNMSATEQIDNVKPSSEVCLSEHFSSMMELDTGLPGLSGPIVDETFSLAQIEVHCPLCEEQFLCMDNYVTHLESCHS comes from the exons ATGGCTTCAGGTGCTGACTGGCAAGAG AGCTTGGGCAACATAGACGACCTGATCAGCTGTGTGGGGAGCCTGGAAACAGAGGATGTCATATACCTTGAGGAGTACCTGGCCGGGGAGGGCGGACTTGGCTCACGTTCCCCCAGCTTGTGGTCGGTACTAAGGGACAGCACTGGGAATGAGTCGGCCGGTCTCTGGAGTGGGCAGGAGAGTGTCGGGAGGGAGCTGCCAGACAACCttttggatgaggaggaggatgaacttGTAGATGACCCACAAGTGCCTCTGGACACAGCAAG CGGCAATGACACCGTTGGCACCTCCCTTGGCCCCCGAAAGCCCAGGTCTACCCAAGGAGTTTCCAAGCCAAAGTTTGTCTCCTACCAGGCTTTTCCTCCAACCAAAG ACAAGCCGTTCACCTGTGAGCTATGTGGGCGTCGCCTGGCCACCCGGGAGAGTCGCCGCAGACACATCATCGCCAAACACATCAAGGAGCGGAACAATGTGTGCGGCGTTTGTGGAAAAAGCTTCGTCTTCAAGTT CTCCCTCAAGACCCACGCAGCCATCCACTCTGCTACGCCAAACTTCACATGTGTGTGCGGCCAAACGTTCAGTGTGCGAGGCTCATACATGAACCACGTACGCCGTGTGCACCGGGCTGCCTCGGAGATAAAGTACTCGTGTGAACTCTGCTTCAAGTCCTTCGTAG ATCACCACACGCTGCGCCTTCACTTGATATCGGTCCACAAGCCCAAGACCATTCCCTGCCTGCACAAAGGCTGCAACAAAGTGTTCTCCACCGACGCCCTCATGAAGTCTCACTATTG GTACCATCTGAAGCAGAGGTTCCCATGTGACGAGTGTGGCCAAACCTTCTCCACCGAGTCCTACATGTAcaaacacagacgcacacactcaG GGATCAGACCGTACATGTGCATCGACTGCGGCAAGACTTACCTGAGCGTGTCACACCTCAACAAACACCGGCGGGTCGCCCACTCCAGCTACAGGCCCTTCCAGTGCTCCTTCTGTGGCAAGTGTTACAAGACCAAGGACCAGCTCAACTACCACGAGAGTACCCACAGAG GTGAGAAGCCCTTCCGTTGTGAGGTGTGTGGATACGCCACAGCATACAGACACACTTACTATGCACACAGGAAGAAGCACCTGACTACATCCTCAGGGAGCTCTCCtcaaaagaaaggtaaaggagactcatcaagcactggaaacacaacaagTGGTGctgtaaagaaaagagagaaaaacaaacatcaGAAGAAGTCCCCATCAAAACATAAACATAGTAGTGGAGTTGTCAACAATACTGTACAGACCCTCGGTACCACAGTGTCTCCCCAAATACTGGAGCTGAGCACAGGCTGTGGGAATGCGTCTGCAGGCATGAGTGTGTCACCCGCCACAACTTCAGTCAATGTTATATGTGTTGTGTCCAGTGAACCGAACACCATCAATGTTTTACCTGATATTAGTAGGACTATTTCAACAAGTTTTCCTATACAGATAGAATCTCAGAGTAAAGATTTACAGTCACCATCTAGTGAGAGTTTCTTGTCCAGTGAGCCGCTCGGTGTTCTACAGCCAACAGAAACTGACACAGAAGAAAGCTATTCTGGTTCACAACTAGACAGTAAACTAGATTATGAGTTAGTAGCAAATTCTGACATGCCGGAGGAGCATTCAAGAAATTTCTCCGAAGAGCAATCGTGTATAATATTATCAAATGCTGCTAAATGTTCAGTTCCAGCCTGTGATAGTGATGGAAAGTCTCTGCTGTTGTTCAAAATAGATGATGATTCTTATGTGGCACTCTGCACACATCATTCCTTGACAGACCCTGCCACTGATACAGAAAAAGCAGCCACTCAGTCTAAGGAATCAGTCTCAGCAAACCTTTGTGCACAAGTCCTGGACAGCCCCAGTGGCCAAGAGTCTGGTGTCTTAGGGAGTGATAACATAATAGTGCCACAAGAGCCCAGAAATGTCCTCGGCCTAAAAGTGGAGCCCACAGAGGCAGACCTTTCTGAGTCAGTGGTTCACAGTCAACTCTTGCCTAAACCAGATTTGAGACATAGTAGAGAAGACTGTGGCTTGATACAGCTCATATCACAGTCAGCAGCCACGCCTGAGGCCTGCATTAGTAACATGTCAGCGACTGAGCAGATAGATAATGTGAAACCCAGCTCAGAAGTATGTCTGAGTGAACACTTCTCATCAATGATGGAGTTAGACACAGGACTCCCCGGCCTCTCTGGGCCCATTGTAGATGAAACTTTCAGTCTGGCTCAGATAGAAGTTCACTGTCCCCTGTGTGAGGAACAATTCCTCTGCATGGACAACTACGTCACGCACCTCGAGTCTTGTCACAGTTAA